The Mesorhizobium sp. B1-1-8 genome contains a region encoding:
- a CDS encoding LuxR family transcriptional regulator yields the protein MIDSDVFDFVERCRKHTATGPLLSDLLETVRNLGFEHLILSGVPLGGQKLAPMVELNGWPAGWFERYVEAEHAAVDGVCIYSAKTLKPFVWADVPAKWSATEGSRRVAGEATEFGICSGFAVPMLSVHHWQSVLSFASSQKACKLSPRQQVQLVTMAVYAGMSIQALSDVDDEADGVLTEREKEVLLWAAAGKTSSETSQIVGLTERTVKWHAMRAREAFGVGTTTQAVVEAVRRRLIHP from the coding sequence ATGATCGATTCAGATGTATTCGACTTTGTCGAACGCTGCCGGAAGCACACGGCAACTGGACCGCTCTTGAGCGATCTCCTTGAAACTGTGCGGAATCTTGGCTTCGAACACCTCATTCTGAGCGGGGTGCCGCTCGGCGGGCAAAAGCTTGCACCAATGGTGGAATTGAACGGGTGGCCCGCCGGCTGGTTCGAACGCTACGTTGAAGCCGAGCACGCCGCTGTCGACGGCGTTTGCATCTATTCGGCGAAGACTTTGAAGCCGTTTGTCTGGGCCGATGTCCCGGCAAAATGGTCCGCAACCGAAGGCTCGCGTCGAGTTGCTGGAGAAGCGACTGAGTTTGGTATCTGCAGCGGCTTTGCCGTGCCCATGCTTAGCGTGCACCATTGGCAGTCGGTTCTATCGTTCGCCTCGTCGCAAAAGGCCTGCAAGCTTTCGCCCCGTCAGCAAGTGCAGCTAGTCACCATGGCGGTCTATGCCGGCATGTCAATTCAGGCCTTATCGGACGTCGACGACGAAGCTGATGGCGTCCTGACAGAACGTGAGAAGGAAGTGCTTCTGTGGGCAGCCGCTGGCAAAACCTCGTCTGAAACGTCCCAGATCGTTGGCCTGACCGAGCGAACTGTCAAATGGCATGCCATGCGGGCTCGCGAAGCCTTTGGCGTTGGCACGACCACCCAGGCTGTCGTCGAAGCCGTTCGCAGGCGCTTGATCCATCCATAG
- a CDS encoding lysozyme: protein MIRRVTDNARGLIEQWEGLRLTAYTDSVGVWTVGYGHTGPEVHKGYTITAPQADQLLTNDLAGSEQAVSSLVNVNLNDNQFGALVSFAFNLGAGALQSSTLLKRINKGDFDVANEFLKWDHGHVHGHLVEIPGLKTRRKAEAKLFAS, encoded by the coding sequence ATGATCCGGCGTGTAACGGACAATGCACGTGGCTTGATCGAGCAATGGGAAGGGCTGAGGCTGACCGCCTACACGGACAGTGTGGGCGTATGGACCGTCGGCTACGGCCATACCGGGCCGGAGGTTCACAAAGGTTACACGATAACAGCCCCCCAGGCCGATCAGCTGCTCACAAACGACCTGGCCGGTTCCGAACAAGCTGTGTCAAGCTTGGTAAACGTCAATTTGAACGACAATCAATTCGGCGCCCTGGTGAGCTTTGCCTTCAATCTCGGTGCCGGTGCGCTACAAAGCTCGACGCTTCTCAAGCGCATCAACAAGGGCGATTTCGATGTCGCTAACGAATTCCTGAAATGGGACCACGGACATGTCCACGGGCATCTAGTCGAGATTCCGGGACTTAAAACCAGGCGCAAGGCCGAGGCGAAACTATTCGCGTCTTAA
- a CDS encoding acyl-homoserine-lactone synthase, translating to MISAHVVNALNKHLYENEFDEFLRRRHDFFVHQKQWRPPSPDGRELDQFDTDAATYLIGIEDDRVVTSARLIPTSEPHMVSEVFPHLCEKSGVPRRPNWAELTRTFVVPDKRSSGLRGTLTQLCCAVMEYAFDEGLSAVGGVQETYFMPHHGALKWRAEPMGMAREVNGEWDIVAYIDVNEAALASVRKMLGIDRSLLVRRGTQLPFMERAEKRMNSDARSGWALCRHL from the coding sequence ATGATTTCGGCCCACGTTGTCAATGCGCTAAACAAGCATCTCTACGAGAACGAATTCGACGAGTTTTTGCGCCGCCGTCACGACTTCTTCGTGCACCAGAAACAGTGGCGCCCTCCCAGCCCAGACGGTCGCGAATTAGACCAGTTCGATACGGACGCAGCCACGTACCTGATCGGTATCGAAGACGATCGGGTAGTGACCTCGGCTCGATTGATCCCAACGAGCGAGCCGCACATGGTCTCGGAGGTCTTTCCACACCTGTGTGAGAAATCCGGCGTCCCAAGACGTCCTAATTGGGCCGAATTGACGCGCACCTTCGTCGTTCCCGACAAACGCTCCAGCGGACTCAGAGGCACGCTCACCCAGCTGTGTTGCGCGGTGATGGAGTACGCCTTCGATGAGGGCCTCAGCGCGGTGGGCGGTGTCCAGGAGACCTACTTCATGCCTCACCACGGTGCGCTCAAGTGGCGGGCCGAGCCGATGGGCATGGCCAGGGAAGTGAATGGCGAATGGGACATCGTCGCCTACATCGACGTGAATGAGGCGGCGCTGGCAAGCGTCCGCAAGATGCTCGGCATCGACCGTTCGCTCCTGGTGCGGCGGGGGACCCAATTGCCGTTTATGGAAAGAGCTGAAAAGCGCATGAACAGCGACGCACGTTCGGGGTGGGCACTATGTCGTCACCTATGA
- a CDS encoding CHAT domain-containing protein: MDLQIVLDAADICMVLDRDDDAQAFCRTAEAYASHQPFRVRVLSQAEAAAHSARSALELGDRAGADAALARFAPELTGMAATAGTADFESWEFRQPWILHAAQPDAPDGREVAARVYHSVGLLLAASGLLSQARVTIARAGSLLGKVVSAEASVLLLRERIELADAIIVLQRGDFATAKSLGCLSPTARPFVFAPLELRRLALISRLHILGDDLATAVRSLEQVGGLVRSVGSNRAIAAWLIQAAHVLMFMNQASRAESVLALLEKIDWGSLTSAVREEVAFIRALQVARSANFNAEFTQSLSDLYGERAETEDEEKQVPLRLTQWTLRVPAYELDSEFAQRATLIRMHLDEGDLAAASEAFDVCRAKFQTVDSPILIARMNILSSLMCNKAGQFEDAYRLAQLAATQCELLGARLDEWQCNRILSGIASKCGDESLAQGARQQADRLIHSLTQGMDIHTRSVYLIDKISPHDDELEQDVVEVSRLATSGLSTRAGRLFRRDSEASRRVRRIFRRSRTAQGPREPARWMSSLRKWFATEFGGGQSVIFIVLRSTTLVVVRRGSRVWWRILSLDAVDLAGMTYAWHNALRAWTSASSIARFAEPGTIQVDFDRAFESLRLANQDIVDALKMEETFSLLDGSQGRVSVETDGPLTNLPIGALRVGGQYLIEAFTFASRHTITSKNSPTEDGPACVVSVRSAVNIATSRGGNPISFPPLPGVSQEGRAALFWFAQAGSDVIRLTDDSPDDPQPTKSSILGWLTKVSRIHFACHGSFDPGEPQSSGLVVLDDCGQGVILSLKDIEALPRVPRYIALSACYSADSFSVSGSPPIGLPYSLLRAGALTVLASFWRVTDAVGQKLIEAYCQHAQSGDLALALAKAQRAAISGAIKGDLIDAAHPYYWASYAIHERSGNEVW; this comes from the coding sequence TTGGACCTGCAGATCGTGCTCGACGCGGCTGATATCTGCATGGTGCTCGATCGTGATGACGACGCTCAAGCGTTCTGCCGCACGGCGGAAGCATATGCCTCCCATCAACCCTTCAGAGTGCGCGTCCTTTCGCAGGCCGAAGCGGCAGCTCACTCTGCCCGTTCCGCCCTAGAGCTTGGAGACCGCGCCGGCGCGGACGCCGCGCTAGCACGATTTGCGCCTGAATTGACCGGCATGGCGGCGACGGCTGGCACGGCAGATTTCGAAAGCTGGGAGTTTCGACAGCCTTGGATACTGCATGCCGCGCAGCCTGACGCACCGGATGGTCGGGAGGTTGCGGCGCGAGTCTATCATTCGGTAGGCCTGCTGCTCGCCGCAAGTGGCTTGCTCTCTCAAGCCAGAGTTACAATCGCGCGAGCGGGCTCCTTGCTGGGAAAGGTGGTGTCGGCGGAGGCTTCGGTGTTGCTCCTTCGAGAAAGGATTGAATTGGCAGACGCCATCATCGTCTTGCAGAGAGGGGATTTCGCTACGGCCAAATCACTCGGGTGTCTTAGTCCGACCGCTAGACCTTTTGTTTTCGCCCCACTTGAATTGCGCAGACTGGCTCTGATTTCCCGGCTTCATATCTTGGGCGATGATCTGGCGACTGCAGTTCGTTCGCTCGAACAAGTGGGTGGGTTGGTCCGGTCTGTCGGCTCCAATAGGGCAATCGCTGCCTGGCTGATCCAGGCGGCACACGTTCTCATGTTTATGAACCAAGCGAGCCGGGCCGAAAGCGTCTTGGCACTTCTAGAGAAGATTGACTGGGGCTCCTTAACATCGGCGGTACGCGAAGAGGTCGCGTTCATCCGAGCGCTACAAGTCGCCCGATCGGCGAATTTTAATGCCGAATTCACTCAATCGTTGTCTGACCTCTACGGGGAGCGCGCCGAAACCGAAGATGAGGAAAAGCAGGTACCGCTGCGACTAACCCAGTGGACACTTCGCGTTCCTGCCTACGAGCTCGACTCGGAATTCGCGCAGCGTGCAACATTAATTCGTATGCATCTCGATGAAGGAGATCTAGCAGCCGCTTCCGAAGCATTTGACGTTTGCCGCGCCAAATTTCAAACCGTGGATTCGCCCATATTGATCGCAAGAATGAACATCCTTTCCTCGCTAATGTGTAACAAAGCGGGCCAATTTGAAGATGCTTACCGGCTTGCTCAGCTTGCCGCCACTCAGTGTGAATTGCTCGGGGCTAGATTGGACGAATGGCAATGCAATCGAATCCTAAGCGGCATCGCATCTAAGTGCGGCGATGAAAGCCTCGCGCAAGGAGCGAGGCAACAGGCCGACCGTCTTATCCACTCGCTAACTCAGGGAATGGATATCCACACCCGTTCGGTCTATCTGATCGACAAGATTAGTCCCCACGATGACGAGCTGGAGCAGGACGTTGTGGAGGTCTCGCGCCTGGCAACGAGTGGCCTATCTACCAGAGCAGGACGGCTTTTCAGAAGGGACAGCGAAGCCAGCCGTCGCGTCCGACGCATCTTTAGGCGCTCGAGAACAGCGCAAGGTCCAAGAGAGCCGGCTCGATGGATGTCGTCTCTCAGGAAGTGGTTTGCGACGGAGTTTGGCGGGGGACAATCGGTTATCTTCATCGTTCTGCGCTCCACCACGCTTGTTGTTGTCAGGCGGGGCAGTCGTGTCTGGTGGCGAATTCTATCTCTTGATGCAGTCGACCTGGCCGGAATGACATACGCATGGCACAACGCCCTCCGCGCGTGGACTTCAGCGAGCTCGATCGCGCGCTTTGCCGAACCGGGAACCATTCAGGTCGATTTTGACCGCGCTTTCGAGTCCCTACGGTTGGCAAATCAGGACATCGTCGACGCGCTGAAGATGGAGGAAACATTTAGTCTCCTTGATGGTAGCCAAGGCCGCGTCTCGGTCGAAACTGATGGGCCGCTAACCAATCTTCCAATCGGTGCCTTGAGAGTTGGAGGTCAGTACTTAATCGAGGCATTCACATTTGCCAGTCGCCACACGATCACGAGCAAGAACTCACCAACCGAGGACGGCCCTGCGTGCGTGGTCTCGGTAAGATCGGCTGTCAATATTGCGACCAGTAGGGGTGGAAACCCAATTAGTTTTCCACCCTTACCAGGCGTCTCCCAAGAAGGTCGAGCAGCGCTGTTTTGGTTTGCTCAGGCTGGTAGCGATGTGATCAGGCTCACCGATGACTCTCCGGATGATCCTCAGCCCACGAAATCCAGCATTCTCGGTTGGCTGACAAAGGTCTCCCGCATCCACTTCGCTTGCCATGGTTCCTTTGATCCCGGCGAGCCGCAATCGTCTGGCCTCGTGGTGCTAGATGATTGTGGGCAAGGCGTGATCTTGTCATTGAAGGACATTGAAGCGCTTCCGCGGGTTCCAAGATACATCGCACTGTCCGCGTGCTATTCTGCGGACTCGTTTTCGGTATCGGGCAGTCCGCCGATCGGATTGCCCTATTCTCTACTGCGTGCAGGTGCCTTGACCGTGTTGGCGTCGTTCTGGCGCGTGACTGACGCCGTCGGCCAAAAGTTGATTGAGGCATATTGCCAGCATGCGCAATCGGGCGATTTGGCTCTGGCCCTGGCAAAAGCCCAAAGAGCGGCAATTAGCGGGGCAATAAAAGGCGATCTTATCGACGCTGCTCATCCATATTACTGGGCGTCATACGCTATTCATGAACGGTCAGGCAACGAAGTGTGGTAA
- a CDS encoding alpha/beta hydrolase: protein MTVYMTFRQKTVGGGVKSPTLLQGDGTTASPSLRDLSEEQFGTMVANRDVLFGVHGFNVSFMQGVCTLGRLEVALSLPSTCHFIAVLWPGDSWLPILNYPFEGSTSIECGRRLASFCNRRLTGAASVSFVTHSLGARLALEAASKLNRRVRSLCLTAGAINDDCLTSEYASAFANTSVVSVLASRRDRVLKLAFPIGDPIADILHPDHRPFASALGYAGPPGAVGSAVPPWQIPDKCEYDHGDYLPPSNPSALFPDPSSRWTKAAEFMNRAFEGKSQTWP from the coding sequence ATGACGGTCTACATGACTTTTCGCCAGAAAACTGTCGGTGGTGGCGTCAAGAGCCCAACGCTTCTGCAGGGCGACGGCACGACTGCTTCCCCGAGCCTTCGCGATCTTTCTGAAGAACAGTTTGGCACGATGGTTGCCAATCGTGACGTACTTTTTGGCGTGCATGGCTTCAACGTCTCGTTCATGCAAGGCGTATGCACGCTTGGTCGGCTAGAGGTGGCGCTGAGCCTGCCTTCAACGTGCCACTTCATTGCTGTCCTTTGGCCCGGCGATTCATGGTTGCCGATCCTAAATTACCCGTTTGAAGGCTCAACATCGATTGAATGTGGTCGTCGCTTGGCTAGCTTTTGCAATCGACGTCTCACCGGGGCGGCGAGCGTCTCCTTTGTCACTCACAGTCTCGGTGCCAGACTCGCCCTAGAAGCGGCGTCGAAACTCAACCGCAGAGTTCGCTCTCTCTGTCTCACGGCCGGAGCAATCAATGATGACTGCCTGACATCGGAATATGCCAGTGCATTCGCCAATACCTCTGTGGTTTCCGTTCTTGCCTCGCGCCGGGATCGGGTGCTTAAATTGGCTTTCCCGATTGGCGACCCGATCGCAGATATTCTGCATCCCGACCACAGACCATTTGCATCAGCCTTAGGTTATGCCGGTCCGCCAGGGGCGGTTGGCTCAGCTGTTCCCCCGTGGCAAATCCCCGATAAATGCGAATACGACCATGGCGACTACCTGCCACCGAGCAACCCTAGCGCCCTGTTTCCAGATCCTAGCAGCAGATGGACGAAGGCTGCGGAGTTTATGAACCGGGCATTCGAAGGCAAATCACAGACTTGGCCGTAA
- a CDS encoding NUDIX domain-containing protein: MKTLLDLALRIRRLYWRVFQPQTFGVRAIILNSEKKVLLVRHKYGRGWYLPGGKVRRGEASLVAIERELWEELGISVASVDRALGTYVSTQEYKRDVITVYVITNFSQRHKKHFEIDANAFFAWNVLPSDASPGTKRRIQEYLGETPIASTW; encoded by the coding sequence ATGAAAACTCTGCTCGACCTAGCTCTGCGAATAAGGCGTCTGTATTGGCGTGTCTTTCAGCCCCAGACGTTCGGCGTCAGAGCAATCATATTGAATAGTGAAAAAAAAGTCCTGCTTGTTAGACATAAATATGGTCGGGGCTGGTATCTTCCTGGTGGGAAAGTTCGACGCGGTGAGGCAAGCTTAGTCGCCATCGAGCGCGAATTGTGGGAGGAGCTGGGGATATCCGTAGCGTCTGTGGATCGCGCCCTGGGCACTTACGTCAGCACTCAAGAGTACAAGCGGGATGTGATAACGGTATACGTAATCACTAACTTTTCGCAGCGCCATAAAAAACATTTCGAAATTGATGCGAACGCCTTTTTCGCTTGGAATGTTCTTCCGAGTGATGCCTCTCCTGGAACAAAGAGGCGTATTCAAGAGTACCTAGGTGAAACCCCGATCGCTAGTACCTGGTAG
- a CDS encoding NUDIX domain-containing protein has translation MSPNLNMIIDVVDDQNHPIGRVRRRKVLEEGKNFRTVHILLFQSDQIVLQRLPVEHARSPRLLGSSVAGYMRSGETPFDAARRRLRDELYLSTPLDFRCEFEMKDMRSTKFVTVYTGSVGSLPEYNQREIDSLVLMKESEVSQLARKHPTTFTPTFLEVFPITSERPKRKVAARKSEELLLKVYQASLEGCRFNVELAWDRTKFFLLLNSALITGGIGLFKLADESMLVSMFLVAFFIITIIMSEMGLETVSSGKNYYREAIFKKTLIERELGLLDRTHPVKTAGVRSSGHALRCWGQAFDGETR, from the coding sequence ATGTCCCCAAACCTGAATATGATAATCGACGTTGTTGATGACCAAAATCACCCCATTGGCCGGGTGAGACGACGCAAGGTCCTGGAGGAAGGAAAAAACTTCCGGACGGTCCATATTCTCCTCTTCCAAAGCGATCAAATTGTTCTCCAACGGCTGCCGGTGGAGCATGCGCGGAGTCCTCGGCTGCTTGGCTCTTCGGTCGCGGGGTATATGCGCAGCGGGGAGACCCCGTTTGACGCTGCACGCCGCAGACTGAGAGATGAGCTGTATTTGTCCACACCGCTCGATTTCCGCTGCGAGTTTGAAATGAAGGATATGAGGTCAACCAAGTTCGTGACGGTCTATACGGGCAGCGTCGGGAGCTTGCCGGAATACAATCAAAGGGAGATCGACTCTCTTGTGCTTATGAAAGAATCTGAGGTATCACAGCTCGCTAGGAAGCATCCCACGACTTTCACGCCGACGTTTCTAGAGGTATTTCCCATTACCAGCGAACGTCCAAAGCGTAAGGTTGCAGCTCGGAAATCCGAAGAGCTGTTGCTAAAGGTCTATCAAGCCTCACTTGAAGGGTGTCGCTTTAACGTCGAGTTAGCTTGGGACCGGACGAAGTTCTTTCTTCTTCTTAACTCGGCGCTGATCACCGGCGGGATCGGTCTATTTAAGTTGGCCGATGAAAGCATGCTGGTCTCCATGTTCCTCGTCGCTTTTTTCATAATTACAATCATCATGTCGGAAATGGGGCTGGAAACGGTTTCATCGGGGAAGAATTATTACAGAGAGGCGATTTTTAAAAAGACATTGATTGAGCGAGAGCTGGGACTTCTAGATCGTACCCATCCGGTGAAGACCGCAGGCGTGCGTTCCAGCGGCCACGCACTGCGGTGCTGGGGTCAAGCTTTCGATGGGGAAACGCGATGA
- a CDS encoding MucR family transcriptional regulator, protein MADHTETQVSNDLLGLTADIVAAYVRNNAAPVSGLPDLIASVNSALLGLSRPSASPTATPIPAVNPKRSVFPDYIICLEDGKKFKSLKRHLSVHFNMTPDDYRAKWGLQKEYPMVAPNYAAQRSALAKSAGLGRKATGKVASKGTKRKK, encoded by the coding sequence TTGGCAGATCACACAGAAACCCAGGTGAGCAACGACCTCTTGGGTCTCACAGCGGATATTGTCGCGGCGTATGTCCGGAACAACGCGGCCCCTGTCTCCGGCCTCCCGGATCTTATTGCAAGCGTTAACTCCGCGCTGCTCGGCCTTAGTAGACCTAGTGCGTCGCCGACTGCTACTCCTATTCCTGCCGTCAATCCGAAGCGGTCTGTATTCCCCGACTACATCATTTGCTTGGAAGACGGAAAGAAGTTCAAATCACTGAAGAGGCACCTCAGCGTTCATTTCAACATGACGCCAGACGACTACCGGGCCAAGTGGGGGCTGCAGAAGGAATATCCGATGGTTGCGCCAAATTATGCGGCCCAGAGATCTGCGCTTGCGAAGTCCGCCGGTCTAGGCCGCAAAGCGACTGGCAAGGTGGCCTCCAAAGGGACCAAGCGCAAAAAGTAA
- the istB gene encoding IS21-like element helper ATPase IstB, with protein MTNALDNTPSTIDRIRHDLVGLKMPRALEALDHVVRRLEQGEIAALEAMDILLSEELTLRENSRIKTALRMGRLATIKTLAGFDFSFQPSLDRDRIFTLAQLGFVARCEVVHFLGPPGTGKSHLAIALAVEAVKAGKSVYFCTLAELIAALARAEREGRLQERIRFFCRPALLVVDEIGYLPVVHGGGNLFFQLVNARYEKGAMILTSNRGFAEWGEVFGDPVVATALLDRLLHHAVVVQIEGSSYRLRQHAELMPEHLRSKAAITPPTLNAPSRPRGRPPKNGYPAATA; from the coding sequence ATGACGAACGCGCTCGACAACACGCCATCCACGATCGACCGGATCCGCCACGACCTCGTCGGTCTGAAGATGCCGCGGGCGCTCGAAGCGCTGGACCATGTCGTGCGCCGGCTCGAGCAAGGCGAGATCGCCGCCCTCGAAGCCATGGACATTCTCCTCTCGGAGGAGTTGACCCTCCGCGAGAACAGTCGGATCAAGACGGCGCTGCGCATGGGGCGCCTGGCCACGATCAAGACGCTCGCCGGCTTCGACTTCTCTTTCCAACCCTCGCTCGACCGCGATCGGATCTTCACGCTCGCCCAACTCGGCTTCGTCGCTCGCTGCGAGGTCGTCCACTTCCTCGGCCCGCCCGGCACTGGCAAGAGCCATCTGGCCATCGCACTTGCCGTCGAGGCCGTGAAGGCTGGAAAGAGCGTCTATTTCTGCACGCTCGCCGAACTCATCGCCGCGCTGGCGCGTGCCGAACGCGAAGGCCGCCTGCAGGAACGCATCCGCTTCTTCTGCCGGCCGGCGCTCCTCGTCGTCGACGAGATCGGCTACCTGCCCGTCGTCCATGGCGGCGGCAATCTGTTCTTCCAGCTCGTCAATGCTCGCTACGAAAAGGGCGCAATGATCCTTACCTCAAACCGCGGATTTGCCGAATGGGGCGAGGTCTTCGGCGACCCTGTCGTCGCGACCGCACTTCTCGATCGCCTGCTTCACCATGCCGTCGTCGTGCAAATCGAGGGATCAAGCTATCGGCTCCGTCAGCACGCGGAACTCATGCCGGAGCATCTGCGATCAAAAGCCGCCATCACCCCGCCGACACTAAACGCACCATCACGGCCACGCGGCAGGCCGCCGAAAAATGGATATCCCGCCGCGACAGCCTGA
- a CDS encoding alkaline phosphatase family protein, producing the protein MADAPPRYDHVVVVVMENHSFEQIAQPGVAPYLQKLARNGALFDNSHGVAHPSQPNYLALFSGSTHGIRDDGVHEIAAPNLAGRLQAANKTFVGYVEARSPRKHNPWESFADARGAGKSLTEFPSDYARLPAVSFVIPNLRHDMHDGTIGEADAWLKAHLGAYANWSRKHNSLLIVTFDEDDYGFENHIFTVLYGAGVKPGRYAERIDHYTLLRTIENIEGAAPLGTTVVRKAIGSGWKHR; encoded by the coding sequence ATGGCTGACGCGCCACCGAGATACGACCATGTCGTTGTCGTCGTCATGGAGAACCATTCCTTCGAACAGATCGCGCAACCGGGCGTGGCTCCCTATCTGCAGAAGCTGGCGAGGAACGGTGCCCTTTTCGATAATTCGCATGGGGTCGCTCATCCCAGCCAGCCCAACTACCTAGCGCTGTTCAGTGGCTCGACGCACGGGATACGCGACGACGGCGTCCACGAGATCGCCGCGCCCAACCTTGCCGGCCGCCTTCAGGCTGCCAATAAGACATTCGTGGGCTATGTCGAGGCAAGGTCACCGCGCAAGCACAATCCGTGGGAATCCTTCGCCGACGCTAGAGGGGCCGGAAAGTCACTGACCGAATTTCCGAGCGACTATGCACGGCTGCCAGCCGTCAGCTTCGTTATCCCCAACCTTCGCCACGACATGCATGACGGCACGATCGGGGAGGCCGATGCCTGGCTGAAAGCCCATCTGGGCGCCTATGCCAACTGGTCGCGCAAGCACAACAGCCTGTTGATCGTTACCTTCGACGAGGATGACTACGGTTTTGAGAACCACATTTTTACAGTGCTCTACGGCGCGGGCGTCAAGCCCGGTCGTTACGCCGAGAGGATCGATCACTACACGTTGCTGCGGACCATCGAGAACATCGAGGGCGCAGCACCGCTAGGCACCACCGTCGTCAGAAAGGCGATCGGCAGCGGCTGGAAACATCGGTAG
- a CDS encoding replication-relaxation family protein gives MSFTYEGRRHSHKLIPDQLFGIRYGARKLFFLLEFDRSTEMVSESSFERKSYLRSLLQYRQFIGGQSYKRQYGFDEGLVVLFLTTSRRQLERMLETTMKISSGTGNAYMLFKCLPAGAQFCQRPMPVPFSEPWLRAGKKDVELHSL, from the coding sequence GTGTCCTTCACCTATGAAGGGCGAAGACATTCGCACAAACTCATTCCTGATCAGCTTTTCGGCATTCGCTATGGAGCCCGCAAACTTTTCTTTCTGTTGGAGTTTGATCGGTCGACCGAGATGGTTTCTGAGAGTTCGTTTGAACGCAAGTCATATCTGAGAAGCCTTCTGCAATATCGACAGTTCATCGGTGGCCAGTCTTACAAGCGTCAGTATGGATTTGACGAAGGCCTAGTGGTTTTGTTTCTGACGACGAGCCGTCGGCAGTTGGAGCGGATGCTTGAGACAACTATGAAAATTTCATCTGGAACGGGAAATGCATATATGCTCTTTAAATGTCTGCCCGCAGGCGCGCAGTTTTGTCAAAGGCCAATGCCTGTGCCGTTCTCGGAACCGTGGCTTCGTGCGGGCAAGAAGGATGTCGAGTTGCATAGCTTGTAG
- a CDS encoding acyl-homoserine-lactone synthase — translation MISAHVVNALNKHLYENEFDEFLRRRHDFFVHQKHWRPASPGGRELDQFDTDAATYLLGIEDGRVVTSARLIPTSEPHMVSEVFPHMCEKSGVPRRPDWAEWTRTFVVPDKRSTGLRGTLTQLCCKVMEYALEEGLSAVGGVQETYFMPPHGALKWRAEPMGMAREKNGEWYIVAYIDVNEAALASVRKILGIERSLLVRRGTQMPFSPVLRNAWGSTKSVRVPASTAGVSPS, via the coding sequence TTGATTTCGGCTCACGTCGTCAATGCGCTGAACAAGCACCTTTACGAAAACGAATTCGACGAGTTCTTGCGCCGCCGGCACGATTTCTTCGTGCATCAGAAACACTGGCGCCCTGCAAGCCCGGGCGGTCGCGAGCTCGATCAGTTCGATACTGACGCGGCAACCTACCTGCTCGGTATTGAAGACGGTCGCGTCGTGACCTCGGCTCGATTGATCCCAACGAGTGAACCGCACATGGTCTCGGAGGTCTTCCCTCATATGTGCGAGAAATCGGGCGTCCCGAGACGGCCCGATTGGGCCGAGTGGACACGCACCTTCGTCGTCCCCGACAAGCGCTCTACCGGACTACGCGGCACGCTGACCCAGCTATGCTGCAAGGTGATGGAATACGCCCTCGAGGAGGGCCTCAGTGCGGTGGGTGGCGTCCAGGAGACCTACTTCATGCCTCCCCACGGTGCGCTCAAGTGGCGGGCCGAGCCGATGGGCATGGCCAGGGAAAAAAATGGCGAGTGGTACATCGTCGCATACATCGATGTGAACGAGGCGGCGCTGGCGAGCGTCCGCAAGATCCTAGGCATTGAGCGGTCGCTGCTGGTTCGGCGTGGCACGCAAATGCCGTTCTCCCCTGTCCTGAGAAACGCGTGGGGGTCGACGAAGAGTGTCCGGGTTCCGGCATCAACAGCCGGAGTTTCGCCAAGTTAA